The Anas acuta chromosome 1, bAnaAcu1.1, whole genome shotgun sequence genome segment ACACTGAGCCCCTGGAACAGCCCCTTGGCCTATGAGGGGATCTGAGACCCAGTAACCCCAAAAGGCCCAATTACATTGAAAGGCccaattacattaaaaaagtaTGCTAGCTAAtgtctgacattttttttccttttcctcattcACCTTCAggatattttaaatcttttttataAAGTAGGTCTGAAACACAGCTGATGCTTACAGACTGctgaatgtaattaaaatagattttcacAGGGACCAGAATTAACTCCAGAAGTGAAATGCATGTAGGTGTCATTGAGGTTTCACTGCTCTGAGAACGCAGTTGCAGCCTTGTGTCACTAGAGATTACTGGAAATACAAGAAGTGTAGACAAAATCTGACGTGCAGCTTCATTTGTTTGCTCCCACTGCTGTGACCATCAGGAGATGGGACTGTGGCCACAAAGAGCTGACCTTTACCTCTTAGGCTGCAGCATgccattttgttctttttaaaggcATGCCTGAAGCACAGATGACCCCCAAAAGCTCTGTGAAACCATTGAGAGCAGCTTGTCTCCATTTTTCTCCTAGAAGCAAGCCCGTAGCAGTAAGAAAATTGCCACAGCTCCCAGGCATTCTCGTCTGTTCCTTGTACCGAAGAGAGGGAAAGCCATGTCTCACAGTGTCCCTGAAATAAAGGGGCCCAACACAAGTTTCACAACAGCTACTCACTGTGtactgatttaaataaaaagcagcagtaaagATGAAAGGATCCTTCAAGTCTTTATATTTGGACTAATTTACTAATGTGTACCTCTTTTTCATTAGCTTCTATCTTCCCTGTGAAAATTTCCATTGAATGCTATCAAgtttacattttgcttttactcAGTAGGGTATTTGGTTAAAAATATATCCATGAATAAAATACcttgcagatgaagaaaatgaaagatgtatcaagagaaaaaatgacagcaaggCACTACCAGGTGAGGAGCCTGTGGAAGTGGTTCTCTTTTTTCTAGCTGTTTGTAGACTTTTGAAAGAATGGCCCCAGAAGTTGCTGGAGTGCTTGTTGGATTGGGCTGAAGCTACTTTAAATGATAATGTAGATGTATAGGGACACCAAGAGGTGGAACTGAGCCACCTCTTAACACAGTCCTCTTGCTTCTTTGGGTGACAAGGGTCTTCAGTGCCGCCTTTTGCCCACTGGCATACACAGCACGTACACCTACCTGGCTCCTCCTGGCCTCACTGGCTTTGCAGTCAACCTCTACCCCAGGAAATATCTGGCGTGTAAACTCTGAATGCTGGCATCCACAGCTCCGAGTGAGCTTCCAAATCAAGACGTGCATGTCGGAAAAGCCAACTGATTATTCAGAAGACCTCCCGTCGCTGCCCGAATATGAGTTCATTTGCCTTGGGAGATTTTGGGTAGTGCTCACGTTACATCACTGTGTTATTCAGATCATATAGGTAATCTTACTATGCTAACTGAATTAATTCCAAACATTTATATAATTACCAAAGCATGAGATCAGTCAACAGATTACGCCATCGCCACCCCTGTCAGCCTCTCGCCCCGGCTGTCCTGGAGCAACCGCGGCTGGAGGCGGCCTCTGCTGGCGGCTCCGGGCTGTGCTCGGGACCTGCGAGCAAAAATCTGTCTTGGCCAGAGCACCGCAGTTTTGGAAGGGCTCGCAGTACACTCACCTCGAAAGTCAGCAAAAAATGAGCTCGTCTCGCTTCCAAGAGCCCGTGGGGGGCTTCCAAAGAGGGGTGATCAAAGGCAGGGTGAGCCCGAGGGGCTGTGCCGCGGTGGGTCACGCACACGGCCACGCGCCAGGACCTCGAGGTTAAACACTGGATGGTTTGGCAAGACTAAAATATTGAATCGGCAATGAAGGATAAGCTTAGAAGTGCCTCCTCTAAGACACTGTGCAGGCTCCTGATTTATGTAAGAAACTCGATGCTAAATACGCTCTTTTCTGAATCCTATCCTTAAAATCAGTGCTTCTGGCAAGTGCTGCATGCCCATTCTGAGCTGAAGATTGCAGTAAAACCTATAGTGCTTTTATTAATATTCACTATAATAGagacaggaaacagaaaatagatcACTGTGCTTGATTTTGATGTGTTTTGTATGTCAGGCAACTTCCTTGCCAACTTGACATTTCATTCATTATCTTCTTGCTAATCCTAATACAAGCAATGATGACTATGGGcctctgtctgtttttttcaaaacaggCGAGTACAAAAACTGTAATTCAACTTCATGATTGATCTCTAAAGtacttctttacttcttttccACACAGATTTTTCTCTAAATCAGTACCACCAGGTTAGATCTAATAAGCTCCAGTAGGGAGGGTACGGAAAGTAAGCCAACATAAGCAACTTCTTGTGTTTCTAGACATTTGGTACCTCATCGAAACATGGGACCTCCAACTTTGTTATCCAGTTAATTTCTGTTGTTTACAAAACTTTTGTGTAAGCATTGAATTCTTTCATtctgtgtgtttgcttgttCTGTATATTTGGTGAATatcacagtgaaaacaaaacaaaacaaaacaaaacttttcccattttcaatttttaaattttaattctggAAAGCATTCCAAATGATGTACCATGTGACAGAGGGATCAGAAGTTATGGACACAATCATCTTGTTTAATTCTGTGAGAAGACAAGCGGACAAATTCAACCCATAAATATACATACTGACATCATACTCTTAACAGCTGTCAGTGATACCGAGCAGCATGATTGCATGTCTTTTATGACCTTGATATCAATCAATTGATTAAATGGGTGTTTATAATGAATAGGAAAAGTCTTACAGAAATATGAGCTCTGcccaaaatggtattttaagaTGGTTCAGATCTGGCCTCCGTGTGTTCAACTGAtttaaacagaagcagaaggaagtcaacgcagaaatattttgattgcTCTCTTCTTTTGACTAAGAAGAATCAACTGACAGGTACAGAAAATACACTATTTTAACGTGGAAatgtgacaggaaaaaaaaaaaaaacaaaacacattcctAATTTCATGTGAGGGCTACCATACTGTGGCTGTTAACAACTGtcaaatttatatatatgtgtgtatatatacatacacacacatatatataaaatcactCTGCAAATACAGCAGATTGAGAAAGCATTTATAAATAGGTTTCATTTTAAGTAGATACAAACACAGGAGGATATTCTGGAGCAATTTCCTCCACACcagaaaagattaaatataCATTTGCAATAATGGAGATTAATATGTCCCACAGGAAACCAGTCCTATTGAAAATACATACATGAACTGGGAGACCGAAATGACAAAACTGAAGATTTTGCTGTGTCTGGCTGGTGTCAGAAACCACTCTGTTCCATCCTCTTATCACTGGCATCAGATTCAGGACTGAAGTAAGTAAATAGTGTGTACTGGTGTGAGAAGATGGAAAGTTTGCTTAAGCCCATGTTGTTGTAAAGATACTGTCTATTTAGGATTTCCACATATGGATTTTTGCAACTAGATTGTATCACTACTTGTATTTGTTAGTTTAAGATAAGATAAGTAAATAGaaaagttgttgttttaataacaaaacTCAGTTGCGGATCTATCTTCTTGTTACTGGAGTGAACTTGGTAcagtatttcttctgtcttgaaTGCACtggaggcaggaaaaaaggtattttagaTAACTCATGGAATACAAAGTTCCCTACTGCCTTTCAGGTCTACATAATAAATTCAAAGTCACATTTTCTCTGCTGACAAGTCATTGCTATAGCTATTCAGAAGGCCTTATTAAAGATGTGGGAAATTAAGAGggctttttcattaaaaaatgacaCCCTTAACTTGCACTCAGGCTGTAGAGTCAGCAAACAAACCTAGAGCCTTTTGTTAGGTGAAATGACTAGAGTGTTTTCCACCACAGTCTTAGGATGATTTGGGCTGGAGAAGCCAGATATGTTATGAACAAGCGTGacttgagaaggaaaaatgctgcagaaaccTCTGTTAATATCTGAGGGTGGGAAACTGAGGGCTGCACACCCAGGCTCCAGCCTCTGCATAGAGCGTTGCATTTCTGATTCACTCCAGTGTTTCTGATAAAGCACTCATAGCTGAATAAGCTAAAATGGTCAAAGTTCAGTTTTGTTATTAGACTCGTGGCCTGGGTTTGCTCATGCCTCTGAGCTACGACATTTTCTAATGTTGGTCCCAGTGGCCCTagaaaatggcagcagaaaagcagaaagtgttTCAAGCAGGGCTGCTGTGCAGGAGCCACAGCTGTCAGGGAAGACACACAAGGCTTCTGCAACTGCCTCATGGCATCTCACAGTACAGGATCCCAAAGATTTTGTCAAATTTACCTTCTACTAGCCAGTACCCCCGGGGCTATTGGTTGTATGCAGTGCATATGAGGGCCTTTGGAACATAACAGTTAACTTGGgaaaagatgtgttttccttttgtgaatGTAAAATAAGGTCATGATGGGAGCTAATcattattttaccttttctttgcttgtgATACAGTGAAATATATGGAATTAAAGCCTAGATATTATTTATCTATGGGCTTCAACACTTCGCTACAGTTAGAGAAAGGTGACTACCAGCCTCTTTCCACACATGTACTTCCTCCTGCTTTTCACTAGCAGAGGCACCATCCACACAATCAGTAACTTTACGATGTGTTTCTTTCCAGTACCCATCTCTCTTTGCACGGTCTGAGATAGAGCAGACCTCCAAACAATGAGCTCCCTGACCAGTACCTCACACCTCCAGCTGGCTGCCTTTGCCTTGGGTACAATAGGCTGGATCCTGTGCACCATTTCCATGGGACTTGTGGAGTGGAGAGTGTGGCATGTGGACAACACCACCATAATCTCCTCTGGCATTGCGTGGGTGGGGATTTGGAAAGTCTGCTTCATCAGTTATCTTCATGTCTCATCTGGCTATAAAGAACAGTTCTGTCATAAATTCAGTGGCTACGACTCCTTCATCCCCCATGAAATTTATGTTGCCCAGGGTCTTCTGCTGATCGCCATGGTCATGGGTTTGCTGGGACTGACAGCCACAGTATTTGCtctgagaaatatttatatgGGAATCAGCCGCAAAACTCTCATCACTCATTTCTTCCTGCTGGGTGGCTTCTTCTACATATTTGCCGGTCTGTGTGTCCTGGTTCCAGTGAGCTGGAACTTCTATTCTGTAGCACAAAACCAGAGCATCGCTTTTCCGCCCTCTTACTACATGCCCTCCAGTCCCACGGCGCAGGAAGTCGGCGCTGCCATTCCCATTGGGATCATAGCTGTcatcttgctgctgctgagtgggactttttctctctcctacaGATTTCCTATAACCACAAACACAGACATGAAATCCTGATGGGATAAATCCCCCCATGCTGTTTCAGAACAAGAGCGCAGTCAAAAGATAACTGTCAGCACAAGTGATTTTATAGTCAAGAAACTGCAGAATTTAATTGTATCCTACAGTAGCCACCATAATTTGTTATATAAACCAGCTGAACTACCATTTTGATTGTCACATATGACAAGAGGTTCGTTTTTGAGATAACTGCTGTAAAGCAGCAACTGTGATTATTAAGTTTTATCAGTCTCCCTCTTTTGTATATACAAACTTTGTTGATTAACTTatttgtgtgtgagtgtgtgtctCAGGTATTTACTATATTTAAAGAGCTGAATCTGAATTAACTGTCCTGTTAGAAACACATGGAATGACACGTGTTTTACTGTGAACTTGCTTCCTTGTTGGTACTGAAGTATTTTGTCCAttattaaatgacatttttagtGAAGTGTATTTTGTGACAAGTTGAGACTTTTAATACATGTGATATGACTGTATCAAATGCTTGTGTCAAATGAGTCTTTGCTGAACTGTCTTACAAAGCTCTTGCCAGTCTCTCTTCTTGCTCTAGGGCATGTAAAGAGCCGTGTCTttaatgcttctgtttttcttccaagctATTTGCATTTTATGTTGCAACATGTTTGCCTGTGGGCAAGGTATGCTCTTAGTTCCTCACCTGGGCAGAGCCAAAAAGTCTGCAAACATATGCTTCTTCATCAGACACTTCACTGAATCCAAAGGTGTTGCAAAAGATGGAAACTTCTTCTAGAAGTTATTACAAAACTGCTGCCAAAATCAGTGCTCTTAGTAGTTGGGAATACTCAGTACAACTTCCCGAGTATGATTCATCTAACCTGATGCAGACATCTGTACCTAAATCGGTCACTTTAGTCTTTGTTTATAGTCAGTGCAGAGAAAAAGACAGTCTAGACAGAAAAAGACATCTATCCAAAATAGATGCCTAGAGTAGCTGGAAGATGACATGCTCcctaaaaaatctgtttctcttaATTCATTGTAATGACTGTAATAACTACAGTTGCTAACTCATGTGCACACAACCAAACTTCACataggagggagggagaaagtcCCCAAACACATcaataaaggaaacaaacaaacaaaaataaagaggtTGGGAGGGATGAGCAGACAGTGCTGACAATCTGATGATTACTGAAAACAGGTTCCAGAAAAAGTGATTGcaatttcaaagaaatgcaACAAGAATctaagcaatttatttttactgttttaattattcattttctcaTAGATtcggaggaaaaaaagaaaagaaaatgtaaagcaaacaaacaaaaaagtaacttCTTGTACATAAgagtaaaatgtaaaatgccaGCAAGACAATTCATATTGCTTGTGGTTGTTACTCATGGTGAGTACTTTTGCTGTCTTTAAattttggagagagaaaatgcCAAGCACCTCAACCTTTTGCAATTCTCTCCTCTTCTTACTTGTAGGAAGAAAGGTAACTGTCCAAGTTCTTAAACCATTACAGCAGCTCCTCTGTCTACTGCTTGCTTTCTCCCTGGATCCTGGTTAATATTGCTTGTTTTTGCCCCAAGACTGCTCTTGTTCATTTCTGCCTTAAGTTTCACCCCAAATGAACCTATTAGAAACACATAGATATGAGCAACTTAGTCCTTTATTACTACCTCATCTTGTTAGAGcattccatttttattctctaCATCTTCCACACAGTCTTGTCTTTGCTCTACTGACTTCCTACACAGAATCCCTACAGCACATTCATTCCCTCTCTGGTCTGCCCATCTTTTCTGGAACGGTAGCCTATCTCACCATTAGTGATTGATGAGATGCAGTTGTTTATCTTTGGGTTGGTTGCAGTGCTGTGAAGCACTTTCAAATGGTGCTTCAGTGAAGGTGCATGATTTGATATTTTGTTTATTCAATATTGTTTCTAGTTTGATGTCTGTTAAACATCCTACACTacattgacatttttctttttaaatgtgtagGTCAATAgaactgttttctcttcccaCAGTGCTTATGATGATATTAGATTTTATCTTGttgttgtaaagaaaaaaaaaaaaaaaagatgtatccATGCCAGCATTTCCCCACACTAATAAAAGACCAATATTTCCTGGCAAGGAACTTGAACTTTAACAGAAAATTAGTGttttcacaactttttttttttgaactcaCATAT includes the following:
- the CLDN34 gene encoding claudin-34; the protein is MSSLTSTSHLQLAAFALGTIGWILCTISMGLVEWRVWHVDNTTIISSGIAWVGIWKVCFISYLHVSSGYKEQFCHKFSGYDSFIPHEIYVAQGLLLIAMVMGLLGLTATVFALRNIYMGISRKTLITHFFLLGGFFYIFAGLCVLVPVSWNFYSVAQNQSIAFPPSYYMPSSPTAQEVGAAIPIGIIAVILLLLSGTFSLSYRFPITTNTDMKS